The Bacteroidota bacterium sequence TATTCGTGGTACCCAAATCTTATCTGAGAAAAGTTGTCTTATCCAATCGTATTGTACGAATTACAATACTTCTACAGAAATATCAGGTACTGGATTTATTTAATGAACTAATTTTATCCGGATAGAACAAAAGTATATAAATCACAGAACATAGTCACACACGAGTAAAAGATATGCTGTCTATTATATAAGTTGTTTCAAACCTGATTAAAAAGCCAGCTAATAACGTTTTTACATGAATAAAATCAGAAGGTTAATGAATGATAACAAAGGTTTAAACAAGTTGTGTCAAGGACTTTTAAGGATAAAAATACATTATGAGTATCGGTAAAGATAAATAAAAAGTTGTATATTAAGGGAAAAACTTTTGACGTGAATTTAATCAATTTTATCTATCAATTTCCTGACGAAACCACTTGTAAACTAAGGTTTAAGGAAATACGAGACCAGGAAGGAGTAGTATGCCGAAAATGTGGCAGCAAAGATCACTATTGGCTTGGCACCATATGGCAATACCAATGTAAATTTTGCAAAACAAGGACAACTCTGCGCAGCGGGACTGTAATGCAAGCCAGTAAACTGCCCTACAGGTATTGGTTTATAGCGATGCATTTGTTGACAGGGACAAAGAAAACCTTTTCAGCTTTAGAGCTTCAAAGGCAGTTAGGGCACAAATACTATGAACCCGTGTGGTTTATGTTGCAGAAGTTGAGAAAAACAATGGGGATAAGGGACCAACAATATAAACTCGATAAGGTTGTAGAATTAGATGAAGGATTCTTTGAAAGTGTTGATACAGAGAAAGAATCCGACAAAAAAGGAGAGAAGCTAAAGAGAGGTAGAGGCAGCCAGCGGCAAACCAAAGTCATGGTCATGGCCTCCACCATTCATCCGGCAACAAAACCGGGAAAACATAAAAAGCCCACGAAATTTAGGTATGTAAGAATGGTAGTTGTTGAGGATATGAAAGCGGATACTGTAGAACAAACCGTGGAGAACTGTATCGATAGCGATTCAATAGTGAATACTGATAACTATCGAAGTTACAACGGTTTGTCAGATCATGTTTGGGTTCACAATGCTCAAATCGTCCAGCCTAAACAAGCCGGGAAAGTATTGCCTTGGGTGCATACAATGGTAAGTAATGCCAAACGAAATTTACTTGGAGTACATCATATGATATCAAAGAAATACTTCCAGGATTACATTGATGAATTCTGCTATAAGGTGAATCGTAGGTATTTTGGAGAGAAACTATTTGACAGATTGTTAATTGCCTGCGTTTCTTATAATTATAAAAATTTTGTTAATGTTAACCGATAGTCATATAAAAATAAATACATTATTCTGGCTGTTTGATGTTTCTTTTATCATTATCAGGCTTTTTTTCCTCAGCTCAGCAATGGGTAAATTGCTCACCTTTTACATATGAATACTCATTCATTAATGGAAGTTTTATTTCTGCCCATGAAGGATGGATAAAACAAACTTCGCTGAATTTAGCCCATACATTGTATCATACATATAATGGCGCTATAACATTTGAACCTATTTATACACTTGAAGACACAACACACTACTTTTTATATTTTCAATTTGTCGATAGTCTGAATGGCTGGGCAACAACAAAGCCTGGTAATAATTTTTTTATGCGGACATTAAACGGAGGAAGAAACTGGGAGAATATTACCGATACAACACTCATGGGTTCAAATGAAAACAGTGTTCAGGCAACATCAGCTTTTTATTTTGTCAATAAAGAAATGGGTTTCTGTAATGGCCAGGATACCTCCACCCATGAATGCATCATTTATAAGACTGTTGATGGTGGTTTAACCTGGCATAAAACAACAGTGCCAGATTATGAATCGCATGGCATCTATTCTGATTGGCTAAGGGTCAATTCATTTTATTTCATCGACACCATCCATGGTTGGGCAGCCTGCTCCTATGAATTTGATGCAGGAATGAGCTTATATACTGTTGATGGAGGAGAAACATGGGATATAGGCATTCAACCGGACCCTCCGGATGTATTCGATATTTACTTTACCACCCCATCAGTCGGGGGGGCTGTCGGTAGGAATGCCTTTTATAGTTTTGTCTATATTACCAATGATAATTTTAATACGATTACCCATTTCTATGAAGCATGGGATTTGGAGATGCAACAGTTTGCAGAGGCTATTTGTTTTCAAAACGATTCTGTTATATGGGTTACAGGTGTTCCTGGTATTATCTATCGCAGCACGGATACCGGGGCTACCTTTGAAGTATTTCAGATAGTTGAAAATGCAGATATGGGATTGTTCGATATCCAGTTTTTCGGAAATACAGGGTATATATGGGGTTCTAAAAATCATCTTTTAAAATTCACGGATACTGCCTCTAATGCTATAAAAGAAGAAAATAAAGAATTTGATATTAATCGCAAATCCATATTCATTTATCCCAATCCGGCCAATAATAATATTAATATTAAATATATCCTGTCAAATCCAGATGTGATAGAAATCGTTATTTATAATTGTAACGGGCAGAAAGTATATGACAAAGTAATTGGTAAACAAAATCCGGGAGAATATAAATATTGCATAAGAACCGGAATATTAGATCCGGATATATATATATTAAACCTGAAAGGTAAATTTATAAATGAAACAGATAAATTAACTGTTATAAAGTAAGAAAATACTTATAGAGCTATCGTTAAAGGAAATACAGAACTAAGCCATGATTATTGCAACTATAAAAAAACGAATAGGCAGACAAAGGACAAAAATCAGGTTCTGTCTCATTATGCTTCCATGCCTATTAGCTTATACTGCTGACAATCCCCGAAGCCAATACACTATCCCCATTGCTGCTTACTCGGTTTATGCTGCAGATATTGACCTGGATGGGGATATGGATATTATTACAGGTCATAATTACGATTGGCAAACACACTGGGGCGGAATATCCATAATGAAAAACAAAGGTGATGGCACTTTCTATTTGGATGACTCACTTTACTTTTTTGGTGGGGAAACAATATTATGCGGTCAATTAGATAATAATTTATTTCTGGAAATAATTTTTAAGAAATGGAATACAACTCAATTTATTGGAATACTTTATAATAATGATTATTCTGATACACTTTTTATTAATACAAACTCGAATAAAGGATCAGATTACCTGTAAGCCTTCGGCCTGATGCATATTGACCGGTAATGCAAAATTAGTTTTATTTCCGGGCGATTTTATTTCAGATTATGCGGAAGCAGTTCCTCCAGGCGTTGGATGGATTGATCCGGGATGCGGGTGAGGACTTTGGTGA is a genomic window containing:
- a CDS encoding IS1595 family transposase, giving the protein MNLINFIYQFPDETTCKLRFKEIRDQEGVVCRKCGSKDHYWLGTIWQYQCKFCKTRTTLRSGTVMQASKLPYRYWFIAMHLLTGTKKTFSALELQRQLGHKYYEPVWFMLQKLRKTMGIRDQQYKLDKVVELDEGFFESVDTEKESDKKGEKLKRGRGSQRQTKVMVMASTIHPATKPGKHKKPTKFRYVRMVVVEDMKADTVEQTVENCIDSDSIVNTDNYRSYNGLSDHVWVHNAQIVQPKQAGKVLPWVHTMVSNAKRNLLGVHHMISKKYFQDYIDEFCYKVNRRYFGEKLFDRLLIACVSYNYKNFVNVNR
- a CDS encoding YCF48-related protein, with the translated sequence MFLLSLSGFFSSAQQWVNCSPFTYEYSFINGSFISAHEGWIKQTSLNLAHTLYHTYNGAITFEPIYTLEDTTHYFLYFQFVDSLNGWATTKPGNNFFMRTLNGGRNWENITDTTLMGSNENSVQATSAFYFVNKEMGFCNGQDTSTHECIIYKTVDGGLTWHKTTVPDYESHGIYSDWLRVNSFYFIDTIHGWAACSYEFDAGMSLYTVDGGETWDIGIQPDPPDVFDIYFTTPSVGGAVGRNAFYSFVYITNDNFNTITHFYEAWDLEMQQFAEAICFQNDSVIWVTGVPGIIYRSTDTGATFEVFQIVENADMGLFDIQFFGNTGYIWGSKNHLLKFTDTASNAIKEENKEFDINRKSIFIYPNPANNNINIKYILSNPDVIEIVIYNCNGQKVYDKVIGKQNPGEYKYCIRTGILDPDIYILNLKGKFINETDKLTVIK